From Pleurodeles waltl isolate 20211129_DDA chromosome 1_1, aPleWal1.hap1.20221129, whole genome shotgun sequence, a single genomic window includes:
- the RPP25L gene encoding ribonuclease P protein subunit p25-like protein has translation MENYTKSKTVEKPFPLPFPSLPTDITHMKVKLGSRIRNLMSYAMAKMESETVRQILFSATGKAVGKAITCVEIMKRRLKGLHQITKIFFWQIEEIWEPIVPEAGLESLTVKRNLPAMCVLLSKEDLDPREPGYQAPGCFDSLWIEALKEEESQSQKRRKQGGGRGSSKGGKYPRSVGGRGEGQKRKL, from the coding sequence ATGGAGAATTACACCAAGTCTAAGACGGTGGAGAAGCCATTCCCGCTTCCCTTCCCCAGCTTGCCCACAGACATCACCCACATGAAAGTGAAACTAGGCAGCAGGATTCGAAACCTGATGAGTTATGCTATGGCTAAAATGGAGTCTGAGACAGTGCGACAAATCCTTTTCAGTGCTACGGGGAAGGCAGTCGGCAAGGCCATCACCTGTGTTGAGATCATGAAGCGAAGGCTGAAAGGGCTCCATCAGATCACCAAAATTTTCTTCTGGCAGATTGAGGAGATTTGGGAACCTATTGTGCCAGAGGCTGGTCTAGAGAGTTTGACTGTGAAGAGGAACTTGCCAGCCATGTGTGTACTGTTGAGCAAAGAGGACCTGGACCCTCGAGAACCAGGGTATCAGGCACCAGGCTGTTTTGACAGCTTGTGGATTGAAGCATTGAAGGAGGAAGAATCTCAGAGCCAGAAGAGGAGAAAgcaaggaggtgggagggggagcagCAAGGGGGGCAAGTATCCCCGTTCAGTAGGAGGACGTGGAGAAGGACAAAAAAGGAAACTTTGA